The [Clostridium] celerecrescens 18A genomic sequence TACTTGTGATACAGACAGTCACTGGAAACTACTTCCAGCACAGAGTCTCCCAAAAATTCCAGGCGTTCGTTGCACTCCAGCTTATTTAACCGGTGTTCATTGGCATAGGAGCTGTGTGTCATGGCCTGTGTCATGAGATGGCTGTCCGAAAAACGGTAGCCGATACGCTCCTCCAGTTCTTTTAATTTCCTGCTCATTATACACCTCTTCTCATTATGAAAGAAGGTGCTGCGGACAGACCAAAAAGTCCCCGGCAGCACCCACATCTATTAATTTAAAGCATTCTTGATCTGTTCTACTGCATCACTGACACTTACGATGTTTTCTGCCACTTCTGTTGGAATCTCAATATCAAATTCCTCCTCAATGCCCATAATGATCTGGAACACATCAAGGGAATCAGCGCCAAGGTCATCCACAAATGTGGAGTTCATGGACACCTCATCCGGCTCAATATTTAACACCTCTGCAATTATGTTCTGTAGCTTCTCAAATTCCATCTCTTTTCCTTCCTCTCTCCTATTCTTGATTTCCTTATTCCTGCCCATTCTTTTTGGGCATAGCGGTATGCCCGGAGGGCGTTTCATCATTCTTTTTAAGACTTTCTCTTATCTTATCATTAATTCCCTGTTCTTTGAAGGTCACGCACTGAAGTATGGAGTTCTTCACTTCTGTTGCCTTTGAATTCCCATGGGTTTTTACAACCAAGCCATTCAGTCCCAGAAGCGGCGCTCCACCGTGCTGAGATGCATCAAATGATTTTAGGCTTTCCTTCAAAGCAGGTTTTACAAGCAGAGCTCCGATTTTGCTCCTCAAACTTCCCATCATACCGCGTTTAACCTTATCGATTAAGGTTGCTCCTACTCCTTCGTAAAGCTTCAGGATTACATTGCCTACAAATGCCTCACATACAATGACATCTGCACCGCCATGCGGAATCTCCCTGGCTTCAATGCTTCCGGTAAAATGGATATCCTTGCACTCCTTTAACAGTGGAAAGGTTTCTTTTACAAGCGCATTTCCCTTTTCCTCTTCTGCGCCGATATTAACGATAGCCACTCTTGGATTCTTTATTCCCACTACATGCTCCATGTAAAGGGATCCCATCCTGGCAAACTGTACCAAATGGGATGGTCTCGCATCCACATTGGCTCCGCAGTCAATCAGCAGGGAAACGCCTTTTTCCGTTGGGATAAGCGGTGCAAGCGGTGGTCGTTCCACCCCTCTTATCCGTCCGACAATCACCTGTCCGCCAACCAGTATAGCGCCCGAACTGCCAGCCGATACAAAAGCATCCGCCTCCTTCTGTTTTACCAGATTCATTCCCACAACGATGGAAGAATCTTTCTTCTTTCGTATGGCGTTAACCGGAGGTTCATCCGTCTCGATTACCTCTGACGCATTCACAATCTGTATCTGATCCTTTTGAAACGTATGCTTCTTCAGTTCTTCCGATACAATTTGCTCCTGCCCTACTAAGAGAACCTGGACTTCTTTATTCGCGTTTACCGCCTCTACGGCTCCGGCAACCATCTCCACCGGTGCATAGTCGCCGCCCATGGCGTCAACAGCTACTTTTATCATCATGATTCTCCTTTCACATATCGCCTAAGATAATCTATTACATAATATACTAAATATTATACTATAAATCAATAATAAATTAAGAAAATTAAAAGATCAGACACGACCTTTGTTTTCTCTGCTTTTTTCCACCCTCTTCATGATATAGACATATGAGATTGCAGTGAACAGCCCGGCGCTTAACCAGGCTGCCGGATCGCAGGCACATGCCAAGGGAAAGCTTAAAAGCCGAATCGCCAATCCTGCAGTGATCAGTCTGGCCGCAAGCTCTACAACTCCTCCAAGCATGGGAAGAAGGCCGTAGCCGCACCCCTGCATGGTATTTCTGAATATAAAAATCATTCCAAGAGGAATATAAAAAACAGAACATAAATAAATATAGGTTTTCGCCCAAGGCAGCATTTCCGTTATATCCACATTGCCCGAAAAAAACAGCCTTAATGCATATGGGAGGACTAAACAGACGATGACAGAAGAAAGCGCGGAATAAACGACCTCTGCCCAAAGTACAAGCCTGACACCCTGGCGGATCCTTCCTATGTCTCCTTTTCCGTAATTCTGACCCGAATACGTCGCCATTGTCTGTCCCATGGCGACCATTCCCTGCAGAACCAGACCCTGAAACTTATTAGCGGCCGTATAAGCTGCTACTGCAGCTGAACCGAATAAATTAACAGCTGACTGCATGATGATGGTTCCTGATGCAGTGATTCCAAACTGAAGAGCCATGGGAATTCCCACGGAAAGCTGGCGCATTGTATCCGGCACATTCAGCTTCCAATGATGCCTCTTTGGAGTTAAAACCGGAACTTTTTTATAAATATAGAAGATACACAGGAGCGCGGATATCCCCTGAGAAAGATTCGTTGCCCAGGCAGCTCCGGCCACTCCCATTTTTAAATTAATTATAAAAACAAGATCCAGCACTACGTTCAGAGAGGCAGAAAACATCAGAAACAAAAGGGGGATCCGGCTGTTCCCAACGGAACGGAGATAAGAGGAAAACAGATTGTAAAATACATTTGTAACAATTCCCATGCAGATGATGGAAATGTAAGTGTAAGCATCCTCGAAAATATTGCCGGGTGTGTTCATTACCTTTAAAAGTGTTCTCATAAAGGAGAGACTTAAGACTGTCATAAGCACAATAACGAAAGATGACAGGATAATCCCATTTGCTACGGAGCGCTTTGTGCCGTCTTCATCTCCTGCTCCAAACCGCTGGCTGGTAAGGACCGTAAACCCGGTGCTCATGCCCTGGGAAAAACCAATGACCAGGAACATGATCGTACCGGTAGATCCCACTGCTGCCAGTGCATCCGGCCCTACAAAACGGCCTACGATAATGGTATCTGCCATATTATAAAGCTGCTGAAAGATATTACCCATCAGAAGCGGAAGTGTGAATTTTAAAATGATCGGAAGAGGATTGCCTCTAGTCATATCAGTTTCCATTTTTTTCCATCCTCTGTTCAAAAATATTGTCGCCCATTATAGAAGCGCAAGGGTTATTTTATCACGTTCCTCTTCTATTGTCACTCCTTTTCAAAAAATCAGGCATACCTATTCATAAACAGCAGCCATAACAGCTCCATAATCCCCTATTCGCTCCCCTAACTGTGCAGGTACGATCCTGCACGCAGCTGCGGAAGAGGCAAGAGCCTCCCTGTGAATTTCCTCCCACATGGCTGTTTCCATGAATTCATGGGTCCTTGCGTATATGCTGCCGGCTACTATTACCTCCGGATTCAGGATATCAATAAGCATGGACAGCCCTCTTCCGAAATATGTTCCCGACTCTCCTAATAATTTAACGGCATCCTCTTGACCTGCCCTGGCTGCCTCTGCCACATCCTTTGCCGTAATTTCTGTCTTATCTCCCGTCTGAAAGGAAGCCCTTTTCCCGCATTGTTCCATCTGCTCCGCCTTATTTATCGCCATCTGCCGGATTCCGCCTCCGCTGCAGAAACCTTCCAGGCTCCCGGCCTTTCCATATCCCACCGGTCCATCCTCCTTAAGACGGATGTGCCCCACTTCTCCTGCCAGGCCACTGGTTCCTGTATATAAACGCCCGTTTAAAATCAGCCCTGCGCCAAGGCCGGTCCCAAAGGTGAGAAATATCATATGAAGAGCTCCTCTGCCAGCCCCATATTTCCATTCGGCAAGGGCACAGGCATCGGCATCGTTTAACATCCTGGCAGGCATCTGGAGTTCATCCGACAGATAAGAAACAATGGGAACTGAAACCCATCCCGGCAGGTTAGGAGGAGAACAGATGACCATGCGGTCAGGACTCAGAGGTCCTCCGCAGGATATTCCAATACGGCAATCAGGCCGGGAAACTCCATGGGTCTCTAACATACTTTCCCCATAAACGCATAACATATCCAACACTGCTCTCCAGTCTGATGTTGTCTGTATTTCCTTCCGGTCGATCCATATGATCGTATCGCCCTCCAGCCGGCAAAGAAACACCGCACACTTTGTTCCTCCGATATCAAATCCCATGATATGCATCATTATACCTCAGCCTTCTATTATTATAAGTAAGTTCAATTCGCCTGGCTGCTGGCCAAACGGCCAACTTGCCTTCATTAAGTAATATATGCCAACAGAGCAGGAACCGGCGAACCGGCCCTGCTCTTTTCCTGTTATAAAATGTATCTGCGATTAAATCTCACTTATTTCAATGTATCTTTTGTAAGAACAGAAACACCTGTATCTACATTCTTGTCTCCTGTATCCTTGTCTTCCAGGGCATTTACAGCAGTCTTCATTCCTTCATATCCCATAACATCTGGATTCTGAGCCATGGTTGCAAGGAGATAGCCATCTTTAATCAGCTGAAGGATCATATCAGATTTATCAAAGCCTACGCCGATTACAGTCTCGCCTGCTTCCTGAATGGCATTGCCTGTTCCTACTGTAGAGCCTTCATTGGCTCCGAAAATGCCTACACAGCCCTGGGTAATATAGTTTGCAGCAATATCCTTGGATTTTGCAGCATCGCCTTCGCCGTACTGAGTTTCCAGGATCTCAAACTTTGTTCCTTCAAATGCAGAACGGAAGCCTTCTTCTCTGGCCACTGTGGATGCGGTTGCAGCATTCACGTTTACGATGCCGATCTTGCCTGATTCGATTCCTTTTTCCTTTAAGGCTTTGATCATTTCATCACCTGCAGTTTTTCCAGCAGCTTTGTTATCTGTTGCAAGGGTCTGGATCGCCGGCAGAGATGCTGCAGAGTCTACATATACCACTTTTACTCCTGCGTCAATAGCTTCCTGTAACGAAGCAGTAACTGCATCAGGGCCGTTAGCAGCCAGCAAAATAGCCTGGGCGCCTCCTGCTACGGCATTGTTAATGCATTCAATCTGCTTTGCATCATCCTTTACATCAGGAGCCAGCCATTTATAATCTACATTTCCAAGCTCCTTTACAGCCTTCTGGGCGCCTGCATCCACGTTTACCCAGTGCTGATCCATTTGATCCATGGTGATCAGATAAACCTTGTGTGAGCCTCCGCCGGAAGCCGCCTCTTTCGCTGTTTCTGCAGCTGTAGTTGCAGCTTCTGTTGCAGCTGCTGTTGTTGCCCCGGTCGTAGCTGCAGCCTCCTTCTGCCCGCTGCTGCAGCCTGCCATAGCCGCAATCACTCCCATTGAAAGAATAGCCGCCAATACTTTCCGCTTCATAAACCTTTTCCTCCTTAAAATTGGATAATTTAAAATCTGCCTATATCAAAGCCTCAGGCTCCAATACCATCATTATGGTTCTATCTTATTTTTCTTTCCCAGCTTTCCGCTTCGTACAATCACATCAATCAATACGGAGATCACTACAATGGCGCCGATGACAATATTTCGGATTGCAACCGGGGCACCTGCAAATTGAAGTCCATTCTGGAGCACGCCCCAGATAGAAGCACCGATTACCGTACCAATTAGAATTCCCTGGCCTCCCAAAGTTGAAACTCCTCCGATTACGGAAGCCGCCACAGCATACATTTCATAGGCATTGCCGGCATCCATGGTACCCATGCCGCTTGTTGCACAGATCACAAGTCCTACGACGCAGGAGCAAAAGGAGCTGACCAGATAAGCCTTTGTAGTGGTGGCTACGATATTTACCCCGGACAGCTTGGAGGCCTCTATGTTGCTTCCGATTGCATAAATATGCCGTCCGGTCCTTGTTTTGCTTAAAAGGAAATTAAATACCAGCCATAAAACAATGGATATGATTACCGTGTTATACACTCCGGCGACCTTTCCATAATAAAAGAAATCCCGAAATCCCCTTGCCCCGTCTCCAATGGCATCGGTATTGTAGTTGTTATTGACTATCTGAGCAACGCCCCTGGCAATTGTCATGGTGCCTAAGGTTGCAATAAAGGGTGGAAGCTTGCACTTGGCTACCAGTAAGCCGTTGACAACTCCTACGATCAGACAGCACATCAGGGTAAGAATTACCGCAACCCATGGATTCATGCCCTTTGTCATCATGGTCGCAGATATCATGCAGCTCATGCCGACAACAGAACCAATGGACAAATCAATATTGCCGGTGATCAATACATAGGACTGTCCGATGCCGATTAACAGGATCGGCGCAATCTGGCGCAAAAGATTTGCAACATTTTTCCCGGAAAAGAATGTAGGGTTTATGATGCCAAAAACAACGCACATAACGATAAGTCCTAAACTTACTGTGACTACCTGCCCCATCCCGCGAACGGCGAACAGCCTTTTATACCAACTCTGTCTTTTACTATTCATGTTACCTCTCCTTGCCCTTTTCTTAACTGATCTTGCTTTCAAACTGAGTCGCATATTTGAGGATCAGATCCTGTGTCGCCTCAGCTGTCATCACTTCCCCTGTAATTTTCCCGTCGCACATAACAATAATCCGGTCGCTGATGCCAAGGACTTCCGGCATTTCCGATGAAACGAACAAAACGCCGATCCCCTTCTGTTTTAATTCGTTCATCAGGTTATAGATCTCAACCTTAGCCGCCACGTCGATGCCTCTGGTGGGTTCATCAAAAATAACCACCCGTGAATTCCTTGCCAGCCATTTACCCACCACCACCTTTTGCTGGTTACCACCGGATAAGCTTCCGGCATCCACCTCTGCGTTCGGCAGCTTGATTTTTAAGGAAACCACTGTTTTATCCGTCATTTCCCTCTCTTTTCTTCTGTTGACAATTCCCAGCTTTCCGCATAGCATATCCAAATTAGGAAGGGCGATGTTATCCCGTATGCTGAGTTTCGTACAAAGTCCGTCCTTTTTCCTGTCTTCCGGAGCCAGTACGATGCCTGCTTTTATGGAATCCTCTACCTTATGTATGATAACTTCTTTTCCATCCAGAAAAATCTGCCCGGATTCCTTTGGATCCGCTCCAAATATAGCCCTGGTGGTCTCTGTCCTTCCTGCCCCCATTAATCCTGCAATCCCCACGATCTCGCCTTCATGCAGCTCCAGGTTGATGCCGCGTACCATCCGTCCGGCATTTAAATTGCGGATCTCCAGAATCTTCTTCCCCTTTGGACAGGAGACCCGTGGGAATTTCTGTTTTATTTCACGGCCGACCATGTGAGAAATGATCTCATCCATCCGCTTCTGATCAAAATCCATGGTTGTGATAAATCTTCCGTCTCTCATAATAGTGACCCGGTCCACGATATGCCTCAGTTCTTCCAGGCGGTGGGATATGTATACGATTCCACAGCCTTCTTTCTTTAGCTTTTTAATGATAGTGAACAGATCTGCGATTTCTTTTGAGGTCAGGGCTGACGTAGGCTCATCCATAATCAGGACCCTGGCATTCATGGAAAGCGCCTTGGCGATCTCAACCATCTGCTGCTTGGATACTGCCAGATTGCCCACCAGCTCCTCTGGATCTAATTCTATATTCATACGGCTTAAGATCTCGGCTGCCGCCTTGTTCATCTCTTTTTCAGAAAGGAGCATTCCCTTTGTCCGTTCCCGTCCCAGAAAAATGTTTTCCGCTACGGTCAGATGCTGGCACATGTTCAGTTCCTGATGGATGATCGCTATCCCAAGTTCCTTTGCCTTCTGTGTGGTCATTTCCCGGATATTGTCGCCGAATACTTCAATGGTTCCTCCATCTCTTGGATAAACGCCGCTTAATATTTTAACAAGCGTCGATTTTCCTGCACCATTTTCACCCAGCAATGCCATAACTTCTCCTGATTTTAAATAAAACGAGACATCGTCAAGTGCTTTTACACCAGGGAACGTCTTCATAATATTCTGCATCCGCACAATATCTTCCTGCATACCTATCACCCTCATATTTCTCTCAAATTCTAGCTTCTGTAAAGAGTATATCATCGGAAACCCATGGATAGTAGGGGAGATTCTTCCGTTTAAGGGGGGTATTCTTTGGCAATCAAATCCCTTGCAGAAATGAAAAACAGGCAGCCTGACCGCCTGTTAATCTTTTTTATTACCAGCCAACTTTATAAAATTCCTCTTTCGCATATTCTGCCGCCACCTTTCCATCCTGCAGGATTATCATCCGGTCTGATACATCCATGTTGTCGGCAAGGTTGCTGGTAAGAATGAGTACCGAGATCCCGCTGTTTTTCAGCTCCTGGATCAGATCCAGCACATAACGCCTTAAGTACATGTCCCCTTTTGCCAGCGGCTGTACACACACGGCGACCTTGGGGTGAAGGAGATGGATCCGGTAATAGGCAAGGCCGTATCTTTCCCGCACGCTTAAACGGTCAATCTTTCCCGCATCAATACAGGAGCCCACCTTTTTCATATATTCCTTCCGCACACTGCGAAGATGGCTGCGCTTTAAATTCCCAAACCACACCTTCCGGTCCAGAAGAAAGGTCAGGTTTTCCATATAGCTCATATCTCTAAACAGAAAGGTTTCTGCCGGATCATCCGGAATGACGGCTACACCCTCCTTAAAAAAGTCCGTAGGCTCCTCCCCTGCAAAGACCCTTTCTCCCAGGTAAATCCTTCCGGTCCGGATTCCCCTGCTGCCGGAGAGAACCTCCACCAGAGGCTCCCATGTCTGGTTATCCGTATCCAGTATCATCAGACATTCCCCTTTTCGCAGAGAAAACCCAACCGGCTCTTTCCCATTCAGATACACTCCATCTAACTTAAGAACGGCCTCCTCCTTAGGTTCCCGGATCTGGCTGCCGGACAAGTCAAAAGATATGGTATAAGGCTGAAGGGCCG encodes the following:
- the acpP gene encoding acyl carrier protein, which produces MEFEKLQNIIAEVLNIEPDEVSMNSTFVDDLGADSLDVFQIIMGIEEEFDIEIPTEVAENIVSVSDAVEQIKNALN
- a CDS encoding sugar ABC transporter ATP-binding protein, translating into MQEDIVRMQNIMKTFPGVKALDDVSFYLKSGEVMALLGENGAGKSTLVKILSGVYPRDGGTIEVFGDNIREMTTQKAKELGIAIIHQELNMCQHLTVAENIFLGRERTKGMLLSEKEMNKAAAEILSRMNIELDPEELVGNLAVSKQQMVEIAKALSMNARVLIMDEPTSALTSKEIADLFTIIKKLKKEGCGIVYISHRLEELRHIVDRVTIMRDGRFITTMDFDQKRMDEIISHMVGREIKQKFPRVSCPKGKKILEIRNLNAGRMVRGINLELHEGEIVGIAGLMGAGRTETTRAIFGADPKESGQIFLDGKEVIIHKVEDSIKAGIVLAPEDRKKDGLCTKLSIRDNIALPNLDMLCGKLGIVNRRKEREMTDKTVVSLKIKLPNAEVDAGSLSGGNQQKVVVGKWLARNSRVVIFDEPTRGIDVAAKVEIYNLMNELKQKGIGVLFVSSEMPEVLGISDRIIVMCDGKITGEVMTAEATQDLILKYATQFESKIS
- a CDS encoding ABC transporter permease; translation: MNSKRQSWYKRLFAVRGMGQVVTVSLGLIVMCVVFGIINPTFFSGKNVANLLRQIAPILLIGIGQSYVLITGNIDLSIGSVVGMSCMISATMMTKGMNPWVAVILTLMCCLIVGVVNGLLVAKCKLPPFIATLGTMTIARGVAQIVNNNYNTDAIGDGARGFRDFFYYGKVAGVYNTVIISIVLWLVFNFLLSKTRTGRHIYAIGSNIEASKLSGVNIVATTTKAYLVSSFCSCVVGLVICATSGMGTMDAGNAYEMYAVAASVIGGVSTLGGQGILIGTVIGASIWGVLQNGLQFAGAPVAIRNIVIGAIVVISVLIDVIVRSGKLGKKNKIEP
- the plsX gene encoding phosphate acyltransferase PlsX; protein product: MIKVAVDAMGGDYAPVEMVAGAVEAVNANKEVQVLLVGQEQIVSEELKKHTFQKDQIQIVNASEVIETDEPPVNAIRKKKDSSIVVGMNLVKQKEADAFVSAGSSGAILVGGQVIVGRIRGVERPPLAPLIPTEKGVSLLIDCGANVDARPSHLVQFARMGSLYMEHVVGIKNPRVAIVNIGAEEEKGNALVKETFPLLKECKDIHFTGSIEAREIPHGGADVIVCEAFVGNVILKLYEGVGATLIDKVKRGMMGSLRSKIGALLVKPALKESLKSFDASQHGGAPLLGLNGLVVKTHGNSKATEVKNSILQCVTFKEQGINDKIRESLKKNDETPSGHTAMPKKNGQE
- a CDS encoding MATE family efflux transporter; this encodes METDMTRGNPLPIILKFTLPLLMGNIFQQLYNMADTIIVGRFVGPDALAAVGSTGTIMFLVIGFSQGMSTGFTVLTSQRFGAGDEDGTKRSVANGIILSSFVIVLMTVLSLSFMRTLLKVMNTPGNIFEDAYTYISIICMGIVTNVFYNLFSSYLRSVGNSRIPLLFLMFSASLNVVLDLVFIINLKMGVAGAAWATNLSQGISALLCIFYIYKKVPVLTPKRHHWKLNVPDTMRQLSVGIPMALQFGITASGTIIMQSAVNLFGSAAVAAYTAANKFQGLVLQGMVAMGQTMATYSGQNYGKGDIGRIRQGVRLVLWAEVVYSALSSVIVCLVLPYALRLFFSGNVDITEMLPWAKTYIYLCSVFYIPLGMIFIFRNTMQGCGYGLLPMLGGVVELAARLITAGLAIRLLSFPLACACDPAAWLSAGLFTAISYVYIMKRVEKSRENKGRV
- a CDS encoding ATP-binding cassette domain-containing protein, which produces MRKEILRLNHVTLEENGERYLDNLDFYILQGEIMGLIISDAKGCSQLIRLICHNIPISFGGVYYEGDRINHYSHADFTDNRVYVIEERGRLIDSLTISDNLFVMRKGFKKYIINSRVLDHQVELLMAELGLSIDPKRRVSTLSAFERCVTELLKAILAGCRFIILDRISNFLSQMELKQFQDIIREQAKRGTAFLYMGNHHQEVFQIADRAALFHQGIIWKVFEKEEMVETALQPYTISFDLSGSQIREPKEEAVLKLDGVYLNGKEPVGFSLRKGECLMILDTDNQTWEPLVEVLSGSRGIRTGRIYLGERVFAGEEPTDFFKEGVAVIPDDPAETFLFRDMSYMENLTFLLDRKVWFGNLKRSHLRSVRKEYMKKVGSCIDAGKIDRLSVRERYGLAYYRIHLLHPKVAVCVQPLAKGDMYLRRYVLDLIQELKNSGISVLILTSNLADNMDVSDRMIILQDGKVAAEYAKEEFYKVGW
- a CDS encoding ABC transporter substrate-binding protein, translated to MKRKVLAAILSMGVIAAMAGCSSGQKEAAATTGATTAAATEAATTAAETAKEAASGGGSHKVYLITMDQMDQHWVNVDAGAQKAVKELGNVDYKWLAPDVKDDAKQIECINNAVAGGAQAILLAANGPDAVTASLQEAIDAGVKVVYVDSAASLPAIQTLATDNKAAGKTAGDEMIKALKEKGIESGKIGIVNVNAATASTVAREEGFRSAFEGTKFEILETQYGEGDAAKSKDIAANYITQGCVGIFGANEGSTVGTGNAIQEAGETVIGVGFDKSDMILQLIKDGYLLATMAQNPDVMGYEGMKTAVNALEDKDTGDKNVDTGVSVLTKDTLK
- a CDS encoding ROK family protein, translated to MMHIMGFDIGGTKCAVFLCRLEGDTIIWIDRKEIQTTSDWRAVLDMLCVYGESMLETHGVSRPDCRIGISCGGPLSPDRMVICSPPNLPGWVSVPIVSYLSDELQMPARMLNDADACALAEWKYGAGRGALHMIFLTFGTGLGAGLILNGRLYTGTSGLAGEVGHIRLKEDGPVGYGKAGSLEGFCSGGGIRQMAINKAEQMEQCGKRASFQTGDKTEITAKDVAEAARAGQEDAVKLLGESGTYFGRGLSMLIDILNPEVIVAGSIYARTHEFMETAMWEEIHREALASSAAACRIVPAQLGERIGDYGAVMAAVYE